A region from the Oceanidesulfovibrio marinus genome encodes:
- a CDS encoding serine dehydratase subunit alpha family protein yields MDLHEFFANEVKPAMGCTEPVAVALAAAYAAREFEGEIESIDLDVSLNIYKNGRDVGIPGAMGQRGNRIAVVLGALAGDADKGLLVLEGIPETVVEKAKAMVDAGVVNVSVRDEGPSIYVAVTLRNADCEVCAVVQDRHDTLRKVTKNGQVVFDKPATEAKSKAGLPPYLEELMTLGIQELWDLASSIDKDLEGYMLEGVQMNMGVANQGLEGSWGLGVGATLAEHKDNSGLLATVKKLAGAAADVRMSGKSAAVMSSAGSGNHGITAIIPVAVVGEAVGAPQRLIAESVAFSHLVTGYVKTYTGRLTPICGCSVAAGAGAAAGMVRVLGGTPDMAEHAVASLISSLMGMLCDGAKGSCGLKVSAAAGEAYAAALMAMDKRGVQQDEGLVSPDIRTTCLALSKLCTKAFSNTDKVIVELLQLRPDS; encoded by the coding sequence ATGGATCTGCACGAATTTTTCGCCAATGAAGTGAAGCCGGCCATGGGCTGTACCGAGCCGGTGGCTGTGGCCCTTGCCGCGGCCTACGCCGCCAGGGAGTTCGAGGGTGAGATCGAGTCCATCGACCTGGACGTCTCGCTGAACATCTACAAGAACGGCCGCGACGTGGGTATTCCCGGCGCCATGGGCCAGCGCGGCAACCGCATCGCCGTGGTCCTGGGCGCGCTGGCCGGCGACGCGGACAAGGGTCTGCTGGTGCTGGAAGGCATTCCGGAGACCGTTGTGGAAAAGGCCAAGGCCATGGTGGACGCCGGCGTGGTCAATGTCAGCGTGCGCGACGAAGGTCCCAGCATTTACGTGGCCGTCACCCTGCGCAACGCGGACTGCGAGGTCTGCGCCGTGGTCCAGGACCGGCACGATACGCTACGGAAGGTGACCAAAAACGGCCAGGTGGTCTTTGACAAGCCGGCGACCGAGGCCAAAAGCAAGGCCGGGCTGCCACCCTACCTGGAAGAGCTCATGACTCTCGGCATCCAAGAGCTGTGGGATCTGGCGAGCTCCATCGACAAGGATCTCGAAGGTTACATGCTCGAAGGCGTGCAGATGAACATGGGCGTAGCCAATCAGGGGCTGGAAGGCTCCTGGGGCCTGGGCGTGGGAGCCACCCTGGCGGAGCACAAGGACAACTCCGGCCTGCTGGCCACCGTGAAGAAGCTGGCAGGCGCCGCCGCGGATGTGCGCATGTCCGGCAAGTCCGCCGCAGTGATGAGCAGCGCAGGCAGCGGCAACCACGGCATCACCGCCATCATTCCCGTGGCCGTGGTGGGCGAGGCCGTGGGCGCTCCCCAGCGCCTCATCGCCGAGTCCGTGGCCTTCAGCCATCTGGTGACCGGCTATGTGAAGACCTACACCGGCCGGCTGACCCCCATCTGCGGGTGCTCCGTGGCTGCCGGAGCAGGCGCGGCCGCCGGCATGGTGCGCGTATTGGGCGGTACCCCGGACATGGCCGAACACGCCGTGGCCTCGCTCATCTCCTCACTCATGGGCATGCTCTGCGACGGGGCCAAGGGCTCCTGCGGTCTCAAGGTCTCGGCCGCCGCCGGCGAAGCGTACGCCGCCGCGCTCATGGCCATGGACAAGCGTGGCGTGCAGCAGGACGAAGGACTGGTCTCCCCGGACATCCGCACCACGTGCCTGGCGTTGTCCAAGCTGTGCACCAAGGCGTTCTCCAACACGGACAAGGTCATCGTGGAGCTGTTGCAGCTCCGGCCCGACAGCTAG
- a CDS encoding class II fructose-bisphosphate aldolase, producing the protein MTQAGLSDLRAAVGSGKAFGCFAARDRGCVEAIIAAAQETGLPAALCIGYTPDVDFQTLSSTCCTAAGKTAMPVAVHLNHGRSLGEVLAALDAGCTSVMFDGSALDLESNITRTRECVQAAHAHGVEIEGEIGPLGVFSLDEARDFVARTGVDWLAVSVPAHWPFHAGIIEALAGLGAGLVLHGASKLTPDQRTAAIRVGVAKINAHSELDRALAEGVRQTPSQAAESFPNGLDPMYDAVRRTVSELMRSYALR; encoded by the coding sequence ATGACCCAGGCCGGGTTGTCCGATCTCCGGGCCGCCGTCGGTTCCGGCAAAGCTTTCGGCTGCTTTGCCGCACGGGACCGGGGCTGTGTGGAGGCGATCATCGCCGCCGCCCAGGAGACCGGACTCCCGGCCGCCCTCTGCATCGGCTACACGCCTGATGTGGATTTCCAGACGTTGTCCTCCACATGTTGCACCGCCGCGGGCAAGACAGCCATGCCCGTGGCGGTGCATCTCAATCATGGCCGGTCCCTGGGCGAGGTGCTGGCCGCCCTGGACGCCGGCTGCACCTCTGTCATGTTCGACGGCTCGGCCCTGGATCTGGAATCGAACATCACCAGAACACGTGAATGCGTGCAGGCGGCCCATGCCCACGGCGTGGAGATAGAAGGGGAGATCGGCCCGCTCGGCGTCTTCTCCCTGGACGAGGCGCGGGACTTCGTGGCCCGCACCGGCGTGGACTGGCTCGCAGTGTCCGTGCCGGCGCACTGGCCGTTTCACGCCGGAATCATCGAGGCGCTGGCCGGCCTTGGCGCCGGTCTGGTGCTGCACGGGGCCAGCAAGCTCACCCCGGACCAGCGGACCGCCGCCATCCGTGTCGGCGTAGCCAAGATCAACGCCCACTCCGAGCTGGACCGCGCCCTGGCAGAAGGCGTGCGCCAGACCCCGTCGCAAGCCGCCGAATCCTTCCCCAACGGCCTCGACCCGATGTACGACGCCGTACGCAGGACCGTGAGCGAGCTGATGCGTTCCTACGCCCTGCGCTGA
- a CDS encoding tripartite tricarboxylate transporter TctB family protein, translating to MLNSDILIGSASLVIAAVIFFATRDLSKLGGIFVNYCLTVFVALAVLELIKGFIKPERVEFFTSVTERNNVVVGLVILIIYLAIMPFLGFLPSSFLFFTVMTLYLGEEGLTTRNILVSAGLAVVVVTMFYFIFKEFLMVPLPSGSFFEAS from the coding sequence ATGCTTAACTCCGACATTCTCATCGGCAGTGCGTCGCTGGTCATCGCGGCGGTCATCTTCTTCGCCACTCGTGACCTCAGCAAACTGGGCGGCATCTTCGTCAACTACTGCCTGACGGTGTTCGTGGCCCTGGCCGTGCTGGAGCTGATCAAGGGCTTCATCAAGCCGGAACGGGTCGAGTTCTTCACCTCCGTCACGGAGCGGAACAACGTCGTCGTGGGCCTGGTCATTCTCATTATCTACCTGGCCATCATGCCGTTTCTCGGGTTCCTGCCGTCCAGCTTCCTCTTCTTCACCGTTATGACGCTGTATCTGGGTGAGGAAGGACTGACGACGCGCAACATCCTGGTGAGCGCCGGTTTGGCTGTTGTCGTGGTAACGATGTTCTACTTCATCTTCAAAGAGTTCCTCATGGTGCCGCTGCCGTCCGGCTCCTTCTTCGAGGCAAGCTGA